TTGTAATGCCTCAGATGACCAAGCGGCATCGCCGATCAGCAGGAGTGAGTCGGCTTGTATAAAAAGCCCCATCTGCCCCATTGCATGCCCCGGCAGGTCGACGACTTCTATCCCGTCCCACAGCGGAGCACTCTTCAATGCCGTCGAGAGGAAAGAATGGCAAAAATCGCCCGCTTCGAAGCCGATTGATCCGGGAGGAACGGGGGGGATGAGTTTGCGAAAAAAGCCCCTCCTAAGCGAAGAGAACCAACCACCGCGCATCAAGGTATTCAGCGCATCTCTCCGGTAGATCCAGGGCGTTTTAGAGAAGTCGCTTAAAGCGGCAATATGGTCGGGATGGTAGTGGGTGATGAAGAGATAGGCGATATCGCTTGGAGCGATCCCCTTGTGTTTGAGCTGCTCAGCCAGGGGTTCTCCCATCGTTACCGGTAAAAGGCAATCATAGAAACAAGTCCCGGCTTTAAAATAGTCTTGGCTATATCCCGTATCAACTAATATCAAGCCATGGTGTGGCACATCGACTAAAAATGCCCGAGCGGGAAAGCGCACCCGCTTCCAGGGGAGCGAGGGAGTGGCGATCTTCCCGGGTCCCGTGCAATATCCGACTTCAAAAATCTTCATCGCTTCCTCCACCATGCCACATAGCGAGCAATCCCCTCTTTGAGTGAGACACAAGGGGTGTATTTCAGTTCGCGCAATGCCTTCTCAATCGAGAGAGTTTGGGTGAAGGAGAGAACACCGATGGTATAGGGGGTGAAAAGGGGCTCTTTTTTTGAGAGACGCGAGAGGCGATCGGCGAGCCATGCCGCAGCATAAGCCGCAGGATAGGGGATATTGCGCTCGCAATATGTATATCCGATACCCGTGACCAGCTCTTTGCACAGCTCGTGTAAAATGACCGATTCGCCATTGGTGATATTGTATTTCTGCCTATTGCAGGAACTACTTGCCCTCACCGCACAGAAGATGGCATCAGCGGCATTTTCAAGATAGGTGACATCAACAATGACATCTTCGGATCGGAAGCGGGGCATTCCCCCTCCCTCTAGCGCCTGGAGAATGCGCGGCATCAAGACCTGATCTCCGGGACCAAAGAGGGCGCGCGGACGCAGCGTGATCGTCTCTAACCCCTGCGCATGTGCCCCATCGACGATAGCCTCAGCGCGCCGCTTACTCTCGACATAGGCATTGGCCGGGCGTGGGGCGATTTGATCTTCTGTGATGCCGATCTGATCGCGGTAGTCGAAATAGATCGAGGAGGTCGATATATGGATCAATCGGCGTACGCCTTCTGCTA
This genomic interval from Simkaniaceae bacterium contains the following:
- a CDS encoding MBL fold metallo-hydrolase — its product is MKIFEVGYCTGPGKIATPSLPWKRVRFPARAFLVDVPHHGLILVDTGYSQDYFKAGTCFYDCLLPVTMGEPLAEQLKHKGIAPSDIAYLFITHYHPDHIAALSDFSKTPWIYRRDALNTLMRGGWFSSLRRGFFRKLIPPVPPGSIGFEAGDFCHSFLSTALKSAPLWDGIEVVDLPGHAMGQMGLFIQADSLLLIGDAAWSSEALQRGESPHFVGQWIQEDRKKYLHTFEELHRLTGQGVRCYPTHAIEEIC
- a CDS encoding NAD-dependent epimerase/dehydratase family protein, with the translated sequence MRVCITGISSPLAQITAQQLVDQGYSVVGFSRRARQLILPGVELHACDLKEREKISGIMAGCEIVIHIAALSSPWGSRADFEEINVQGTQHVVDAALAEGVRRLIHISTSSIYFDYRDQIGITEDQIAPRPANAYVESKRRAEAIVDGAHAQGLETITLRPRALFGPGDQVLMPRILQALEGGGMPRFRSEDVIVDVTYLENAADAIFCAVRASSSCNRQKYNITNGESVILHELCKELVTGIGYTYCERNIPYPAAYAAAWLADRLSRLSKKEPLFTPYTIGVLSFTQTLSIEKALRELKYTPCVSLKEGIARYVAWWRKR